The sequence CGGGGGCTTTCCTGAATCGACACGTCAGCCGAGAGAATGAAAGGTGGCAGTGATCATTTGGACGAGTATACGGTATGCCCGCCCCACTCGGTGTGCTTGCGGCCGATTGCACGACACGTACTCCACCGAAACGCGGGATCCAGCCGATAGAAGGCTGCAAGACCTGCCGATATCCAAGTACATAATGTGTGACTTCCTACCGGACGAGTATGCAATATGCGCCGTTCGTTTTTGAATGGAGTTCCAAGATCGATGATCCGATGACTAGAAAAACACCGAGTTCGAACGTTGATTTCCATATAATGAATGCAGAGATCCTGTCGTATTAAAAAaacttctttcccttcttctccctCCTGGACCACGTTCGCCCGCATGGGTGACCTCTCTTCCAACTGTCGCCGCGGCCGCAGCCGCCACAACCACCACTCTTCCTTGTTTGCCTCCCGACCCATaagcttttttttaatatccaaaTCCAAAAAATTTCGGACCGGACTGGGCGGGCTAGAAGGCCCGTGATCAGTTCTACCTCGACCCCTCCAAACTTAGGCGGCTTCAAAATAGAGGAGAAATGCCCACGGGTGGAGGagaaaatggaaaaaagaaagagggtaGGAACGATCGCCGATTTTGTCGTTGTCGGACTTGCCGAAGGATCTCGTCATCGACATCGATCTCCTAATTAGCGGACTATCCAGTGGCACAGACATTATGGTCGTTAGAAGCCTCAGTCTGATCGGAGGGGGAGGAGATGGTGTAAGTAAGGAGGAGACGACCTGTTTTGCATAAACTTGCTTTGAGCGATGTGCAGATCAAGCGCATAAACTTATTTTGAGACGTGCGTCGGTGGAAGAGCGATGGAGTGTAGAGTGCTTTGATATTTGTATGTTAGGTTAGCCAAAAATGGTCTTTTTTTACATGGAAATCATGATCCAACCTTTATATTTTTATCTCACGCTGCTAGTAGTGCTAAGAACCATATAGATGGTTAGCCTATTTGCAACAAAAAGTAAGCTTTGGTGGCTAAtataaatttcttaaaaaattatatttgaagCGTAAATGGTGCAAAGTTATTGCATGTCTCGAAAATTTTGTTTAAAAAAGTAACGCTATGGACCCAAAGAATAGCACAATAGTCAAACGAAGAAGGGAGAAACGTACCACTGGCCGGCTTGGCTGCCGGCTGATAAACTTCTCACTCTGCGTTGCTGTTCTGCCGTACCTCTCGACCGTCTTGACCGGATCGTAGAGAAAGTATCGCATCTGGACAATTGTGACCCAGCGATTGGGACTTCTGGGGACTGATCTGACTTGACGGAGGGCTACGACGGTTACAGTCGCATTGATCCGTCCGTCCCATCGGAGAAATATCTGCATCCTTGCCTTGTAACGGACGGATAACGGCCGTTACATGGTTGCTGAGTCTTTGCTCATCCTTCACGCATGGTTCGATTTAATCAATCTTAATTATCATAACTTATATTATAATTAACCAGATTGATTGAGTGCCATTATGAATTAGTCGAATGCATGTTCTAGAAAAATTGATGGTTATAAGATCATAAGTTTCAATCTGCTCATTTCATTTATAGGTTTTCCTTTTGGGTGGTAAAGAAATAACGTTAGGGCACGTTCAgttatttagaaaaaaattaaaaaaagaaagtcaaaggaaaaaaaaagcacttcaaagagaaaaaaagagctaagtaaattaaaaattttattttcctatAGTTTTAATTCTTCTACtactttttgttgttttttttttttttgtggaaaagCTTCCTCAATGGGGAGAAAGCTAAAAATTTTTAAAGTCTATTCAGATGATTAGACTGAAAATTCTATCGGATTCATGGATTGGATTAGTACAATCAGTTAAAATATATACTGAGGTAGGCCTATATTCATAAGTACTACGAAAAACTTTGGAGTGGACTGGTTCGAATCCTATAGAACTCATAAATTAGGCCCGAATCAATAGAATTTTCAGTACGATTATCCAAATAGACCCTTAGGGTATATATTTGGATATTCTTACAGGATTAGGCTGCACATCCGTAAGATTCGTAGATTAGTGCATCTATTTAAGCACGTCCTTGTATCAACCAAACATCGCCTGACCCAAATCTtgcggaaagaaaaaaaattgctttatagatttatttattttttctttctgataGTCTAAAGGCTAGGATCTGGGTTGGGTTTAGACAAGCTCCTAGAAAATACAAGAAAGATTGGCCAAAAGATTCGATTCTTTGGTCGAAAGATTCGATTCATATAAGATTTTTAGCCCAATTCTATAAAAATACCCAAATCAGTCCTATACAattgaatatattttttgatgacGAGAAATCATTCTCTATATGCCGCACTTGTTTTTATTACATCAGCAAATAGTGGATCAGAGATAGCTTAGGGGCAACCAGCGGGTCTAGAACTCAATTGCCAAGATTGTTATATTCTTGGGCCCAATAGAAAGCAGGCCTTGTTGCATGTGGGCTAACTATATATCAGTATGAAATGCTGCTGGATTGTTCATGGCGCTGGTTTTTTTACATGATTGGCTGAACATAGGTAACGCTGGATTTGTTATTCATTGGACACTAGGAATGCAAGCCAATACGATCGGGTTGGGGATGGATAGAATCCAAATGCAATCCACATTTGAATCAGGACAAAAAATCAAATCCAAACCTATTCTAACATCACTTcgctataagaaaaagaagcttTGCCGATGCTTTCTATGATTTTTACCAACGCTTATAAGAATcgttaattttctttttgatacttTTAAAATCGCCGCCTATGTTAGAATGAAGAACTAAATTGCCGACACTTTtcaaaagcatcggcaaaaacGAGATCTTTGCCGACGTTTTAAAGCGTCTATACTCGAGATCCTCGAATACAACCCTTCGCTTCTGCTTCTTGCTAAGGTGGTCCTCCAAGAAGCGTCCACACTCGAGATCAAAGGTCTAAGGGTCGCAGGAGGGTGGGAAAGCCTGGAGGTGGTGGATGTTCTAGGTCTTGGTGGGGAAGGAGAAGGCGTCACAATCGAGGATGAAGGGGGCAGTTCCAGGACTTGGGGGGCATGATGCGGTAGATGCCGAAGGGCTCGGCCTGGGGACGGATCTTGGCGATGAACACCAAGGGGTTCTTGAACTCCTCCTCGATGGGGTAGAACATGGGGGCCTGGGGGAGGGCAAcggtggagggggagggggaggtgcCATAGCTGTGCCCTAGAATGCCCTTCTTGACGGCACAGGATCGTCCTTTCCCCATGGAGGGAGGGAGGGCATGAAGGGGGAGAGGGTTAGGGTATGGTTCTTGATCCGAAGCTCGGTGTGGGGTTTCGGGGGAGAGAGCTAGCCGAGTTGGATCAGGGAGGAGTGGGGTCGGGATGATCGCGGTTGGGTGAAGGGGTTAGGGATTGTTCTCtgcgagagagaaagagagagagagaaggggttgGGAtcggggaggaagggagggggggATTACTGCCGTTCTCCGCGATTGTTCTCGGATGATGCTTTAGAAAGCGTCGTTTTAGTTCGCTATTAGGCCTTCAACGACTTTTTTTAAAGTATCGTATCTGGAGGGAGATTAGCCCGAAGATGATTAGGCCTCCGACGATGCTTTGTAAAGCATCGTCGTGGGGAGAGATTAGGCCGGGGATAATTAGGCCTCCGACGACACTTTCAAAAGCTTTACGTTAGCTCATTAAGGCTTCCGACGACACTTTCTAAAGCATCGTCTTAGCTAAGGAATGCTGGGACGTTTCCGATGATGCCTTTAAGCGTCATAGGATTCCGATGACGCTCATAAGCATCGTCTAATCTAGATTTCTTCCGACGCTACTAAAATACGTTAGCAAATTTTAGCGCGGTGCCCAAATTGCCGACACTTCTTTCTTGCATCGGTAGATAAGAGTCGGAGAAACCCATTTTTGTTGTAGTGCTTGGTTTGGATTGAATCGTGTGCcatattaattttatcattcctTCTGATTTGGATCAAATCGTGGAAACTACAATCCTAACATAAATCATAacaaatgtatataaattgattgTCTTGTTATATTAGTAAACATATTATACAATAAAATTACATTATCCAGCATGTTAACGTTACCAAATAGGTGAACTATATAAGATTTTATTAGCAAGCACATTGTTGACTAACTTCATGACAAAAAGAAAACTGTTTCTTATATTCGATGAGGAATCTTACATGTTATGTTCATGAACGGCAAACTGTTGGCCCAATGACATGCATATTTGAGTTTGGTTCAGCTAGAAAATCACAAAGCTTTTAAATTCGGACGCATATCATAAATGACACAAATTTGAACAACTTCTATTAAAGTGCTTGAATTCTCCTGCCATGGAGTGGTGATTTGAGCATCGGCTCATTTACTTCCTACGTTTGTCTGCCATTCAGATTATCTTTAGCTCGGTGTTTACTTGATGAGCAGGATGGCATCAAAACGCAAACTGATTCCAACACCTCCATTTAAGTTGAAGACTTGATTGATTTAGATCTAAAAAGTGCAACTTGGATTTTTACTCCTGCGATAATTTTTGGAGCCGTGGGCTGTTCGCCGATGTTTCTTGCTGGAGGGAATCCGAGATCCAACATCATGTTTTGGGAGATGGAAGCTCAAAAAAATTAcagtaatttttttgaattttttattcaaatatTTACATCCCAGAACTTATAATTTTTTCCACTAGATCCTGAAACTTTCCACTAAGAAGCTTTAGACGGCAGGCAGTACGCGTTTCTCACCGAACGGTATTTCGTCAATCcacaaagcttttttttttatatataaaaaaaggaaaattgtAAAGCCAACTACGTTTACTTTTGCACAAGTTCTTTGTTTCCTTCTGACCTTTTCCTTTCAGAAATTTACAGGGCGTTGTACagaggtaaaaaaaaaacagagaggtcCATCAGATGGCCGGCACAGATTCCGCTTTCCAAGAGGAATCGGACGGCCCAGAGAACAACACGTCGGCATAATCGAACAACCCGTCGTCGAAAACCACGCCGTCCTCATCCGCCGGCCGGATTCCGAATCCAAGCACATCGTAACACCCCGAAATCTCGTCATCGAAACTCCAGATCTGCCCGAACCCGGCGCCCTCCGCTGCCTCCTCCTCATCGGCTGCCCCAGTGGCCACCGGCTCCGGCGACGACGACACCGACGCGGCCACAGGcggaaggccgagctcgtcgtCCGACGCCTCCAGAAGATACCCAAGTTCGGCCAGGCGCGGCGTTTCGCCAACATCCGACGCCGATTCCGCCGTccccggaggaggaggaggagggagggaaaTTTCCTCCTCGAGGCTCTTCATTACGGAGGCCAGGTCCTGGGTGGCCTGGTCCCGGTCGCCGGAGTTGGCATCATCCTCATCGTCGTCGAGGATATCGCGAAGGAAGTCAGCGTGTAAGCGCTTCGCCTCCGGCGACTCCGCCAACTCCTCCTCTCGGCACCTCTTGTTGTTGCCGGAAACAGAAACTTCCGCCATGACggaaacaagaaagaaagagagaaattaCAAGCGTATTTACGGAAGCAAAGCAGGACAGTGTGAGAGAGTCTCTCTAGAGAGAGAAGATAAAGGAAGTAGGGATGTTTTTGGATGACGAGGCTTTGGTTTGGGATTTATATAGGAACAGGAAGTTTTGGTCTGGTTTTgggttgaattttttttatattaacaaatagtataataaaataaaacgaAGGATGAGAAAAAGATGGGAGGAAGACGTCAGGGGCGTGGAGATCGGGATGCTGCAACGACGAACATCTGGCTTCAATTAGATTTCTTGTTGGGTGGTGCGTCACGGGCTGATAACTGACCGGCTTTGAATTGAATTCTCGGGAGTTGGAGTTTGGGGGGACACCGACCGGGTCAAAGCGGCTGGCTCGGCTACTTCGTACGGTTCGGCCGGCTTCGATTGGTGGGAAACGTTTTTGGCGGTTTACGGCGGATAAGTTTCCTCCCATGGGAGGTTGGTTTGTTTGACGGAGTAATCTATCCAGAgcctaaaagatttttttttttccgaccgGAATTTTGACCGTTCGTTCGGCGGGGGGGACGGAAGGCTGCGTTGGACACGCTCCGGATTGCGTTTCGTCAAAAGTGGGTGGTGAATTTAATTTTCTAAAAGTGGGAAAATTTCATCGGTTCTAGAAGTTCACGAGGCTGAATCAAAGAAGGTGAAAGGGACTTTTGGCGCCTCCTTGGAGATATTCTCGGTGGAAATGATGCAATTCCACTAATAGCATCAATTGTGTGATGCACATGGCTTGATATGTATATCACTGAGATGAAATATCAAATATGGTGCCTGAAGGCTTCCACCATGAGCTTCAAGTTGATGGATTGCGTCTCATGCCatcttttttttgattgaatatttggaCTTGGCAAAGGACAAACTTTTGGCTTAT is a genomic window of Phoenix dactylifera cultivar Barhee BC4 chromosome 4, palm_55x_up_171113_PBpolish2nd_filt_p, whole genome shotgun sequence containing:
- the LOC103722090 gene encoding uncharacterized protein LOC103722090, whose amino-acid sequence is MAEVSVSGNNKRCREEELAESPEAKRLHADFLRDILDDDEDDANSGDRDQATQDLASVMKSLEEEISLPPPPPPGTAESASDVGETPRLAELGYLLEASDDELGLPPVAASVSSSPEPVATGAADEEEAAEGAGFGQIWSFDDEISGCYDVLGFGIRPADEDGVVFDDGLFDYADVLFSGPSDSSWKAESVPAI